One stretch of Mycolicibacterium fallax DNA includes these proteins:
- a CDS encoding DUF2207 family protein has product MRSRTALLAALLLVALCTPFAPAAHAAPAPITVALDLDLQDDGTLAVSTTTTVPEGSPAIGVIPLAVPVEGNRTQHFAISDIETEGGAQADIDGDQLRIVAPAGTTTVRYRVRGTVADSPGLQQFTWILTAGWSAPVAALTGTFSSPTPRPDSPICAYGQIGVRRLCTMTQTQGGGAVSFEHRHLEAGMVAVFSVLLPAGTVTATAQFTDTVTTAGGGPAADRAASWAVLAATLLGLGLTAAAALRRRTDRAAVTGAVAPAELLAAHDGVVDFVSPDGVLPGQVGALLAGHARPADFGATVFDLAVRNYLWITEAPDRSGAVDFHIARRAPLDGAITDHERAVVEAILPNDRKSVSVAELARGGAGAVGTAAAVDEWRCERRIMLRRIGFGLLAIGALAAVGTALAGGPVLWATAVLILGAGVAVAATLLPARNRSGTRVAAALTAMRIQLATLDPDGIEPSSRPVLFQRGLSYAHALGDLRIWLRRWGGGPKATDWYRPAGDRPLAAGLPVLAALLDGIAAGPESTPAPTAAPKPGRRAH; this is encoded by the coding sequence ATGCGTTCCCGGACGGCACTTCTCGCCGCGCTGCTGCTGGTCGCCCTGTGCACACCGTTTGCCCCGGCCGCGCACGCCGCGCCCGCCCCGATCACCGTCGCGCTGGACCTGGACCTGCAGGACGACGGCACCCTGGCGGTCAGCACCACGACCACCGTGCCCGAGGGCAGCCCGGCGATCGGGGTGATCCCGCTGGCGGTACCGGTCGAGGGCAACCGCACCCAGCATTTCGCGATCTCCGACATCGAAACCGAGGGCGGGGCGCAGGCCGACATCGACGGCGACCAGCTGCGGATCGTCGCGCCGGCCGGTACCACCACGGTGCGCTACCGGGTCCGCGGCACCGTCGCCGACAGTCCCGGGCTGCAGCAGTTCACCTGGATCCTGACCGCCGGCTGGTCGGCGCCGGTCGCCGCGCTCACCGGCACCTTCAGTTCCCCGACGCCGCGGCCGGACTCGCCGATCTGCGCGTACGGCCAGATCGGCGTGCGGCGGCTGTGCACGATGACCCAGACCCAGGGCGGCGGCGCGGTCTCCTTCGAGCACCGCCACCTGGAGGCCGGCATGGTCGCCGTCTTCTCGGTGCTGCTGCCCGCCGGCACCGTCACCGCCACCGCGCAGTTCACCGACACCGTGACCACCGCAGGCGGCGGCCCGGCGGCCGACCGGGCGGCATCCTGGGCGGTGCTGGCCGCCACCCTGCTGGGGCTGGGGCTGACCGCGGCCGCCGCGCTGCGCCGCCGGACCGACCGGGCGGCGGTGACCGGCGCCGTCGCCCCGGCCGAGTTGCTCGCCGCGCACGACGGTGTCGTCGACTTCGTCTCCCCCGACGGCGTGCTGCCCGGGCAGGTCGGCGCGCTGCTGGCCGGGCACGCCCGGCCCGCCGACTTCGGCGCCACCGTCTTTGACCTGGCGGTGCGCAACTACCTGTGGATCACCGAGGCGCCGGATCGCTCCGGTGCCGTGGACTTCCACATCGCCCGCCGGGCCCCGCTCGACGGCGCGATCACCGACCACGAGCGGGCCGTCGTCGAGGCGATCCTGCCCAACGACCGCAAAAGCGTGTCGGTGGCGGAGCTGGCCCGCGGCGGCGCCGGCGCCGTGGGCACCGCGGCAGCCGTCGACGAGTGGCGCTGCGAACGACGAATCATGCTGCGCCGCATCGGATTCGGGCTACTGGCGATCGGCGCGCTGGCCGCGGTCGGCACGGCGCTGGCCGGCGGCCCGGTGCTGTGGGCGACCGCGGTGCTGATCCTCGGCGCCGGGGTGGCCGTCGCCGCCACGCTGCTGCCGGCGCGCAACCGCTCCGGGACCCGGGTGGCCGCGGCACTGACCGCGATGCGCATTCAGCTGGCCACCCTCGACCCCGACGGCATCGAGCCGAGCTCCCGGCCGGTGCTGTTTCAGCGCGGGCTGTCCTACGCGCACGCCCTCGGCGACCTGCGGATCTGGCTGCGGCGCTGGGGCGGCGGCCCCAAAGCCACCGACTGGTACCGCCCGGCCGGCGACCGGCCGCTGGCGGCCGGGCTGCCGGTGCTGGCCGCCCTGCTCGACGGCATCGCCGCCGGGCCCGAGTCGACACCCGCGCCGACGGCCGCCCCGAAGCCGGGGCGCCGCGCGCACTGA
- a CDS encoding neutral zinc metallopeptidase yields the protein MSYMDPFGPAPRTGMAGKRRPSAADPWAAADPFQVPAAPGVGAPPRRGRTGSVPVFSGGYHPQPPAANPWGGTAGGWADPAPVRADPWAADAFQVPQASGVGAPPRRGNTGAVPTMWPGAGQYQPGYPGVPVPPAKRVRVPLLAGIAAGVVVALVIAGGVVVAMRQGGPAAPIAGGPTTTATTAPTTTASSTGMTLENPSPTGPAPVLVTTPTGEAALSRNPLFATSEAGLPKQPCNPVGLPKDTATAQAFYAVVQQCLENGWRPLITGAQLDYRPPEVMVANSTAMSSPCGAAEGIWVAFYCSTNEMVYMPLDVMSSTPGNDEPLMYVSVFAHEFGHHVQALSGVTGESWPRRKYAGENTAAGLEISRRGELQAQCFSGMFVGSITDSGGIFTRAEFDDRTYGEARLENGYRDHGTPQHQQAWWLHGAERNQLRDCNTWAASPDAVE from the coding sequence ATGTCGTACATGGACCCGTTCGGTCCGGCGCCGCGAACGGGGATGGCCGGGAAACGCCGCCCGTCCGCCGCGGACCCGTGGGCCGCCGCGGATCCCTTCCAGGTGCCGGCCGCCCCGGGGGTGGGCGCGCCGCCGCGGCGCGGCCGCACCGGCAGCGTGCCGGTGTTCTCCGGCGGGTATCACCCGCAGCCGCCGGCGGCGAACCCGTGGGGCGGCACGGCCGGCGGGTGGGCCGACCCCGCCCCGGTCCGCGCCGACCCGTGGGCGGCCGATGCCTTCCAGGTTCCGCAGGCGTCGGGCGTGGGGGCGCCGCCGCGGCGGGGCAACACCGGAGCGGTCCCGACGATGTGGCCCGGCGCCGGCCAATATCAGCCGGGCTACCCGGGTGTTCCGGTGCCGCCGGCCAAGCGTGTTCGCGTCCCGCTGCTGGCTGGGATCGCCGCCGGGGTGGTGGTGGCGTTAGTCATCGCCGGTGGTGTGGTGGTGGCGATGCGTCAGGGCGGGCCGGCCGCACCGATTGCCGGTGGACCGACCACGACCGCGACGACGGCGCCGACGACGACGGCGTCCTCGACCGGTATGACGCTGGAGAACCCGAGCCCGACGGGCCCGGCGCCGGTGCTGGTCACCACCCCGACAGGGGAGGCTGCGCTGTCGCGCAACCCGCTGTTCGCGACGTCGGAGGCCGGCCTGCCGAAACAGCCGTGCAATCCGGTGGGGCTGCCGAAGGACACCGCGACGGCCCAGGCGTTCTACGCCGTGGTGCAGCAGTGCCTGGAGAACGGCTGGCGGCCGCTGATCACCGGCGCGCAGCTGGACTACCGCCCACCGGAGGTCATGGTGGCCAACAGCACGGCGATGTCGTCCCCGTGCGGGGCCGCCGAGGGCATCTGGGTGGCCTTCTACTGTTCGACCAACGAGATGGTGTACATGCCGCTCGACGTGATGAGTTCGACCCCCGGCAATGACGAGCCGCTGATGTACGTCTCGGTCTTCGCCCACGAGTTCGGCCACCACGTCCAGGCGCTCTCGGGCGTGACGGGCGAATCGTGGCCACGCCGCAAGTACGCCGGGGAGAACACCGCCGCCGGCTTGGAGATCTCCCGGCGTGGGGAACTGCAGGCTCAGTGCTTCTCCGGGATGTTCGTCGGCTCGATCACCGACTCCGGCGGAATCTTCACCCGGGCGGAATTCGATGACCGGACGTACGGGGAAGCCCGACTAGAGAACGGGTATCGCGACCACGGCACGCCCCAGCACCAACAGGCCTGGTGGCTGCACGGGGCAGAGCGAAATCAGCTGCGCGACTGCAACACCTGGGCGGCGTCCCCGGACGCGGTGGAGTAG
- the wzm gene encoding galactan export ABC transporter permease subunit Wzm/RfbD, with the protein MTFTDTASDSRTFRRAVRDLTDGFARHELWLHLGWQDIKQRYRRSVLGPFWITIATGTTAVAMGGLYSKLFKLDLAEHLPYVTLGFIVWNLINAAIIEGSEVFVANEGLIKQLPTPLSVHVYRLVWRQAILFAHNIIIYVVIAIIFPKDWSWADLSFIPALALIMLNCVWVSLCFGILATRYRDIAPLLGSVVQLLFFMTPIIWNDATLRQQGAQRWSTIIELNPLMHYLDIVRAPLLGAPQELRHWVVVLVLTVLGWAVALLAMRQYRSRVSYWV; encoded by the coding sequence ATGACGTTCACCGACACCGCCTCGGACTCCCGCACCTTCCGGCGGGCCGTGCGCGACCTGACCGACGGGTTCGCCCGGCACGAGCTGTGGCTGCACCTGGGCTGGCAGGACATCAAGCAGCGCTACCGGCGCAGCGTGCTCGGGCCGTTCTGGATCACCATCGCCACCGGCACCACCGCCGTCGCGATGGGCGGGCTGTACTCCAAGCTGTTCAAGCTGGACCTGGCCGAGCACCTGCCCTACGTCACGCTCGGCTTCATCGTCTGGAACCTGATCAACGCCGCCATCATCGAGGGCTCGGAGGTGTTCGTCGCCAACGAGGGCCTGATCAAACAGCTGCCGACGCCGTTGAGCGTGCACGTCTACCGGCTGGTGTGGCGCCAGGCAATCCTGTTCGCGCACAACATCATCATCTACGTGGTCATCGCGATCATCTTCCCCAAGGACTGGTCCTGGGCGGATCTGTCCTTCATCCCGGCGCTGGCGCTGATCATGCTGAACTGCGTGTGGGTGTCGCTGTGCTTCGGCATCCTGGCCACCCGGTACCGCGATATCGCGCCGCTGCTCGGCTCGGTGGTCCAGCTGCTGTTCTTCATGACGCCGATCATCTGGAACGACGCCACCCTGCGCCAGCAGGGCGCGCAGCGCTGGAGCACCATCATCGAGCTGAACCCGCTGATGCACTACCTGGACATTGTCCGGGCCCCGCTGCTCGGGGCGCCGCAGGAGCTGCGGCACTGGGTCGTGGTGCTGGTGTTGACCGTGCTCGGCTGGGCCGTCGCGCTGCTGGCGATGCGCCAGTACCGGTCCCGGGTGTCCTACTGGGTCTGA
- the glfT1 gene encoding galactofuranosyltransferase GlfT1 gives MTTPDTATVYAVVVTHRRPELLAESLRVLAAQHRPVDHLIVVDNDAANDPDGRVRALVKSQPIPTSYLGSQHNLGGAGGFALGMLHALAAGADWIWLADDDGRPDGPEVLGTLLDCARRHRLAEVSPMVCNIDDPDRLAFPLRRGLVWRRRVSELRAESAGADADLLPGIASLFNGALFAADTLDAVGVPDLRLFVRGDEVELHRRLVRSGLPFGTCLSARYLHPCGTDEFKPILGGRMHTQYPDNPTKRFFTYRNRGYLLAQPGMRKLVAQEWLRFGWFFLVSRRDPAGFAEWVRLRRLGRQERFAEGIDS, from the coding sequence ATGACCACCCCCGACACCGCCACCGTGTACGCCGTGGTGGTCACCCACCGCAGGCCGGAACTGCTCGCCGAGTCGCTGCGGGTGCTGGCCGCCCAGCACCGGCCGGTCGACCACCTGATCGTCGTCGACAACGACGCCGCCAACGACCCGGACGGCCGGGTCCGGGCGCTGGTGAAATCCCAGCCGATCCCGACCAGCTACCTGGGCTCCCAGCACAACCTCGGCGGGGCCGGCGGGTTCGCGCTGGGCATGCTGCACGCGCTGGCCGCCGGGGCGGACTGGATCTGGCTGGCCGACGACGACGGCCGGCCCGACGGGCCCGAGGTGCTCGGCACCCTGCTGGACTGCGCCCGTCGGCACCGGCTGGCCGAGGTGTCACCGATGGTCTGCAACATCGACGACCCCGACCGGCTGGCCTTCCCGCTGCGGCGCGGGCTGGTCTGGCGGCGGCGGGTCTCCGAGCTGCGGGCCGAGTCCGCGGGTGCTGATGCCGACCTGCTGCCCGGGATCGCCTCGCTGTTCAACGGCGCGCTGTTCGCCGCCGACACCCTCGACGCCGTCGGCGTCCCCGACCTGCGGCTGTTCGTCCGCGGCGACGAGGTCGAGTTGCACCGCCGGCTGGTCCGCTCCGGGCTGCCGTTCGGCACCTGCCTGAGCGCCCGCTACCTGCACCCGTGCGGCACCGACGAGTTCAAGCCGATCCTCGGCGGCCGGATGCACACCCAATACCCGGATAACCCGACCAAGCGGTTCTTCACCTACCGCAACCGCGGCTACCTGCTCGCCCAGCCGGGCATGCGCAAGCTGGTGGCCCAGGAGTGGCTGCGGTTCGGCTGGTTCTTCCTGGTCTCCCGCCGCGACCCGGCCGGATTCGCCGAGTGGGTCCGGCTGCGTCGGCTCGGCAGGCAGGAACGGTTCGCCGAAGGGATCGACTCATGA
- the wzt gene encoding galactan export ABC transporter ATP-binding subunit Wzt/RfbE, with product MTEPSIEARDAWVEFPIFDAKSRSLKKAFLGKAGGSIGRNSSNVVVVEALKDITLSLKMGDRVGLVGHNGAGKSTLLRLLSGIYEPTRGVTRVTGRVAPVFDLGVGMDPEISGFENIIIRGLFLGQTRKQMMAKVDEIAEFTELGEYLSMPLRTYSTGMRVRLAMGVVTSIDPEILLLDEGIGAVDAEFLKKARSRLSALVERSGILVFASHSNEFLARLCTSAMWIDHGTIRMRGGIEDVVRAYEGEDAARHVREVLAEEGREPRPA from the coding sequence GTGACCGAACCGAGCATCGAGGCGCGCGACGCCTGGGTTGAGTTCCCGATCTTCGACGCCAAGTCCCGGTCGCTGAAGAAGGCGTTCCTGGGCAAGGCCGGCGGCAGCATCGGCCGCAACAGCTCCAACGTGGTGGTGGTCGAGGCGCTCAAGGACATCACCCTGAGCCTCAAGATGGGCGACCGGGTGGGGCTGGTCGGGCACAACGGCGCAGGCAAATCCACCCTGCTGCGGCTGCTGTCGGGCATCTACGAGCCGACCCGCGGGGTGACCCGGGTGACCGGCCGGGTGGCCCCGGTCTTCGACCTCGGCGTCGGGATGGACCCGGAGATCTCCGGCTTCGAGAACATCATCATCCGCGGCCTGTTCCTCGGCCAGACCCGCAAGCAGATGATGGCCAAGGTCGACGAGATCGCCGAGTTCACCGAGCTCGGCGAATACCTGTCGATGCCGCTGCGCACCTACTCCACCGGCATGCGGGTGCGGCTGGCGATGGGCGTGGTGACCAGCATCGACCCGGAGATCCTGCTGCTCGACGAGGGCATCGGCGCGGTCGACGCGGAGTTCCTGAAGAAGGCCCGCAGCCGGCTGTCGGCGCTGGTGGAGCGCTCCGGCATCCTGGTGTTCGCCAGCCACTCCAACGAGTTCCTGGCCCGGCTGTGCACCTCGGCGATGTGGATCGACCACGGCACCATCCGGATGCGCGGCGGCATCGAGGACGTGGTGCGCGCCTACGAGGGCGAGGACGCCGCCCGGCACGTCCGGGAGGTGCTCGCCGAAGAGGGCCGGGAGCCGCGCCCGGCATGA
- a CDS encoding bacterial proteasome activator family protein translates to MARRSTATVSTNDDHIEIIGSPDARVLAGAVTEGDDGTSVTDLVSQPAKVMRIGTMIKQLLEEVRSAPLDEASRTRLREIHRTSIAELEDGLAPELREELDRLALPFSEEAVPSDAELRIAQAQLVGWLEGLFHGIQTALFAQQMAARAQLEQMRQGALPPGAMGPRGTGAPGTGQYL, encoded by the coding sequence ATGGCGCGGAGGAGCACCGCAACCGTGAGCACGAACGACGACCACATCGAGATCATCGGCAGCCCCGACGCCCGGGTGCTGGCCGGCGCCGTCACCGAGGGCGACGACGGGACCTCGGTCACCGACCTGGTGTCCCAGCCGGCCAAGGTGATGCGGATCGGCACAATGATCAAGCAGCTGCTTGAGGAGGTGCGTTCGGCGCCGCTGGACGAGGCCAGCCGCACCCGGCTGCGCGAGATCCACCGGACGTCCATCGCCGAGCTGGAAGACGGCCTGGCCCCGGAGCTGCGCGAGGAACTCGACCGGCTGGCGCTGCCGTTCAGCGAGGAGGCGGTGCCCTCGGACGCCGAGCTGCGGATCGCCCAGGCCCAGCTGGTCGGCTGGCTGGAGGGACTGTTCCACGGCATCCAGACCGCGCTGTTCGCCCAGCAGATGGCCGCCCGCGCCCAGCTCGAGCAGATGCGCCAGGGCGCGCTGCCGCCCGGGGCGATGGGTCCGCGCGGCACCGGCGCGCCCGGCACCGGACAGTATCTGTAG